The following coding sequences are from one Primulina eburnea isolate SZY01 chromosome 15, ASM2296580v1, whole genome shotgun sequence window:
- the LOC140815601 gene encoding uncharacterized protein, with translation MIPPNEEEELRVFVNGASRLSGCRVGVVIIAPPREKIKLALRIDSRIKDVYEAKDGRMLKYLKLVKAHAKFFVDWSIEQIPQDENGEADALAKIAASLSEVNTPEVLHFTRLIFSTDEEILPAPKDSWMISLIKFIVNKELPVGKTQAQKIKRQALRFVLLNNILY, from the exons atgattCCGCCTAACGAGGAGGAGGAATTGAGAGTATTCGTGAATGGGGCGTCTAGGCTTTCTGGATGTAGGGTGGGAGTAGTGATAATAGCTCCCCCGAGAGAGAAGATTAAACTGGCATTAAGAATTGACTCCCGG ATAAAGGACGTTTATGAGGCTAAGGATGGCAGGATGCTTAAATATCTAAAGCTCGTTAAAGCCCATGCCAAATTCTTTGTGGATTGGAGCATTGAGCAGATTCCCCAGGATGAGAATGGGGAAGCAGATGCTTTGGCCAAAATAGCCGCCTCCTTATCGGAAGTCAATACCCCGGAAGTATTGCATTTTACCCGGCTAATTTTTTCCACTGATGAAGAGATATTGCCAGCACCAAAGGATTCTTGGATGATATCCCTGATCAAATTCATTGTCAACAAAGAATTACCTGTAGGTAAAACCCAAGCTCAAAAGATTAAGAGACAAGCTCTCAGGTTTGTCCTCTTAAATAACATCTTGTACTGA